The following proteins come from a genomic window of Synergistaceae bacterium:
- a CDS encoding amidohydrolase, protein MSIDFLKEAEALRPRLAEIRERLHRMPELGNHEHKTAEYLERQLDLLQIPHKRVLDTAIVAYIDGMKPGRNSALRTDIDALPVTEATGCSFASQNAGVMHACGHDVHMTSVLGAAMILTAHRKELCGRVTLLFQPDEEGEGGADRMIKAGALDHVDAVFGAHVDPALPAGHIGIKYGNFYAASATWKVTVIGKSAHGAQRDKGIDSIEAAAHIIPEMLKIPGGVVSVGTINAGTANNILAGRCEMTGIIRTYGVDERARMCRELETVCTEGAAKFGAKCECEITDSCPGIVNDNDALTELAEKTAREVLGDERVDVIEKPLFTSEDFGFFLMARTGCFYHIGAGCEYPLHSDRFLPVPEAFITASAVHAAVVMNYNSTIQD, encoded by the coding sequence ATGAGCATAGATTTCCTGAAGGAAGCAGAGGCACTCCGGCCAAGACTTGCGGAGATTCGCGAGAGACTGCACCGAATGCCAGAGCTCGGCAATCACGAGCACAAGACAGCCGAATACCTTGAACGCCAGCTCGACCTCCTGCAGATTCCGCACAAGAGAGTGCTGGACACAGCGATAGTCGCATACATCGACGGAATGAAGCCCGGCCGCAACAGTGCATTACGCACAGACATTGACGCACTGCCGGTAACTGAGGCGACGGGGTGCAGTTTCGCCAGCCAGAACGCCGGAGTTATGCACGCCTGCGGACATGATGTGCACATGACGAGCGTGCTCGGTGCGGCAATGATTCTCACGGCTCACCGCAAAGAACTCTGCGGGAGGGTTACTCTGCTCTTCCAGCCCGACGAAGAGGGCGAGGGCGGAGCTGACAGGATGATTAAGGCAGGTGCACTCGACCATGTTGATGCGGTGTTCGGTGCGCACGTTGACCCTGCATTACCCGCCGGGCACATCGGCATAAAGTACGGGAACTTCTACGCGGCTTCAGCAACGTGGAAGGTTACGGTCATCGGCAAGTCCGCGCACGGTGCACAGCGCGACAAGGGAATAGACTCCATCGAGGCGGCAGCACACATAATCCCGGAGATGCTGAAGATTCCGGGCGGTGTTGTGTCCGTCGGGACGATTAACGCGGGGACAGCGAACAACATTCTTGCGGGAAGGTGCGAGATGACCGGCATAATCAGGACGTACGGCGTTGACGAACGAGCCCGTATGTGCCGTGAGCTCGAGACAGTCTGCACTGAAGGTGCGGCAAAGTTCGGCGCAAAGTGCGAGTGCGAGATTACTGACTCCTGTCCCGGCATCGTCAACGACAACGACGCTCTGACCGAGTTAGCCGAGAAGACAGCTAGAGAGGTGCTCGGGGACGAAAGGGTTGATGTGATAGAGAAGCCGTTATTCACCAGCGAGGACTTCGGGTTCTTCCTGATGGCTCGGACTGGATGCTTCTACCACATCGGCGCGGGCTGTGAATACCCTCTGCACAGCGACCGCTTCCTGCCCGTCCCTGAGGCATTCATCACAGCTTCGGCGGTTCATGCTGCCGTCGTAATGAACTACAACTCTACAATACAGGACTGA
- a CDS encoding aspartate kinase → MIVAKFGGTSLADASQIKKACAIITAKPERRYVVASAPGKRYAEDIKITDMLYKAHAQAKAGEDFADTMRDIADRYAKIIEGLGITFDIDAEVAEISEKLKAGTTPDYPASRGEYINSKIIAAFLGWQFVDAAEGIFFTAEGTLDEDKTFKTLGEVLSRYERAVVPGFYGSLPDGSIKTFSRGGSDVTGSVVARSVKADLYENWTDVSGMLSADPRIVKNPRVIEHITYTELRELSYMGASVLHEDAVFPVRKAGIPINIRNTNRPDDAGTLIAASLPEGTVRPIVTGIAGRKGFCSVRVEKSMMNGETGFGAKLLQVFAQKGIPFEHCPTGIDTISVVVNGSAFESRRSEILDEIKNVLDPDCITIEKGLSAIAVVGAGMVNVKGVAARIFRAIADAGINIRMIDQGSDELNIIVGVDDSDYEKAVNALYNGMVLQQS, encoded by the coding sequence ATTATTGTGGCGAAATTCGGGGGCACGTCGCTGGCGGATGCCTCACAGATAAAGAAGGCCTGCGCGATAATCACAGCCAAGCCGGAACGCAGATACGTCGTCGCCTCAGCACCGGGCAAGAGGTACGCTGAGGACATCAAGATAACCGACATGCTCTACAAGGCTCACGCTCAGGCAAAAGCAGGAGAGGACTTCGCTGACACGATGCGGGACATTGCCGACCGTTACGCGAAAATCATCGAGGGCTTGGGGATAACGTTCGACATTGACGCGGAGGTTGCGGAGATTTCGGAGAAGCTCAAGGCCGGGACGACTCCCGACTATCCGGCAAGCAGGGGAGAATACATCAACTCGAAGATTATTGCGGCGTTCTTGGGCTGGCAGTTTGTTGACGCGGCGGAAGGAATTTTCTTCACGGCGGAAGGCACGCTCGACGAGGATAAGACCTTCAAGACGCTCGGTGAGGTTCTCAGCAGGTATGAACGTGCTGTAGTGCCTGGCTTCTACGGCTCGCTTCCTGACGGGAGCATCAAGACATTCTCGCGCGGAGGCTCTGACGTTACCGGCTCAGTAGTGGCACGTTCGGTGAAGGCTGACCTCTACGAGAACTGGACGGACGTTTCAGGTATGCTCAGTGCTGACCCGCGAATAGTCAAGAATCCCCGCGTAATCGAGCACATCACGTACACCGAGCTTCGGGAGCTGTCGTACATGGGCGCGAGCGTTCTCCATGAAGATGCAGTGTTCCCTGTGAGGAAGGCGGGAATCCCCATCAACATCCGCAATACCAACCGTCCCGACGACGCAGGAACTCTCATAGCGGCATCTCTCCCCGAAGGGACTGTGAGGCCGATAGTTACAGGAATAGCCGGACGCAAGGGCTTCTGTTCCGTGCGCGTGGAAAAGTCCATGATGAACGGCGAGACGGGCTTTGGGGCTAAACTCCTTCAGGTCTTCGCGCAGAAGGGTATTCCGTTCGAGCACTGCCCGACCGGCATCGACACAATCTCCGTCGTCGTGAACGGCTCGGCCTTCGAGAGCAGAAGGAGCGAGATTCTCGACGAGATAAAGAACGTCCTTGACCCTGATTGCATCACGATAGAGAAGGGCTTGTCGGCAATTGCTGTCGTCGGCGCAGGAATGGTCAACGTCAAGGGAGTTGCCGCGCGGATCTTCCGGGCAATCGCGGACGCAGGCATAAACATAAGGATGATAGATCAGGGTAGCGATGAGCTGAATATCATCGTCGGAGTTGATGATTCAGACTATGAGAAGGCAGTCAATGCCCTGTATAATGGTATGGTGTTGCAGCAATCCTAA
- a CDS encoding aspartate kinase gives MSLIVSKFGGISLADAESIRRTADIIMSDPSRRYVVVSAPGIRSGDEIRVTDMFYICHARYGNRENFTEMLDKIEARYNEIIDGLGIDFDMHAMITDLKKNLFLGRTNEYIVSRGEYIMGRIMAEYLGWEFIDAAQVIIFNRDGTLNAEKSIAAVQEVLSSVEHAVIPGFYGTVSGNNIKTFERGGGDATGAVIALALKADKYEKWAEATEIFSADPAIVPNPEIIRNITFAELKELTYMGIKVVYEDVILLMHDAGIPILIRNIHHPDDRGTLITKELPEDSHRGVAACIAGRRKYKVIHIHKFGLNRTVGIGRKVFGIFSDRNISCEHYLSGIYQFSIAVKSPLFDLKRAEIIKELEDAIKPEAIEVRNDLSVIAVIGQGMGTVHGIFARIFNALAGAHIKVRLVEQGGDDLNILLGVYDEDFENAVRAIYDAVITHSEQ, from the coding sequence ATGAGCCTTATTGTCTCCAAGTTCGGAGGTATATCCCTTGCAGATGCCGAGAGCATACGCAGGACAGCAGATATAATCATGTCAGACCCTTCGCGGCGTTACGTTGTGGTTTCCGCGCCGGGAATACGTTCGGGCGATGAAATCCGTGTTACGGACATGTTCTACATCTGCCACGCCAGATACGGCAACCGCGAGAACTTCACCGAGATGCTCGACAAGATCGAAGCGCGCTACAACGAGATAATTGACGGTCTGGGCATAGACTTCGACATGCACGCGATGATCACTGACCTCAAGAAGAACCTGTTTCTTGGCCGGACAAACGAATACATAGTTTCGCGCGGAGAGTATATTATGGGCCGGATAATGGCTGAGTACTTGGGCTGGGAGTTCATTGACGCGGCACAGGTGATAATCTTCAACCGCGACGGAACCCTGAACGCCGAGAAGTCCATCGCCGCAGTGCAGGAAGTCCTGAGCAGCGTAGAACACGCGGTGATACCCGGCTTCTACGGCACTGTCTCCGGCAACAACATCAAGACCTTCGAGCGCGGAGGAGGCGACGCGACGGGAGCAGTGATAGCCCTTGCCCTGAAAGCTGACAAGTACGAGAAGTGGGCGGAAGCTACGGAGATATTCAGCGCAGACCCTGCAATAGTCCCGAATCCCGAGATAATACGCAATATAACCTTTGCCGAGCTCAAAGAGCTGACATACATGGGCATCAAAGTGGTCTACGAGGACGTTATCCTGCTTATGCACGATGCCGGCATCCCGATACTTATCCGCAACATTCACCACCCTGACGACAGAGGCACGCTGATAACTAAGGAGCTTCCGGAAGATTCGCATAGGGGAGTAGCCGCGTGCATAGCCGGGCGCAGGAAGTACAAGGTTATACACATCCACAAGTTCGGGCTGAACAGGACGGTAGGGATAGGGCGAAAAGTCTTCGGGATATTCTCCGACAGGAACATTTCCTGCGAGCATTACCTGTCAGGAATCTACCAGTTCTCGATAGCGGTGAAGAGTCCGCTGTTCGACCTGAAGAGGGCAGAGATCATCAAGGAGCTCGAGGACGCAATCAAGCCTGAGGCTATCGAGGTGCGCAATGACTTGTCCGTGATAGCTGTAATCGGTCAGGGGATGGGGACAGTTCACGGGATCTTCGCGCGGATCTTCAACGCACTTGCCGGAGCACACATCAAGGTGAGGCTTGTCGAGCAGGGGGGCGATGACCTGAATATCCTGCTGGGGGTCTACGACGAGGACTTTGAGAATGCGGTCAGGGCAATCTACGACGCAGTGATAACGCACAGCGAGCAATAA
- the dapB gene encoding 4-hydroxy-tetrahydrodipicolinate reductase, giving the protein MKLIINGAAGKMGHIITRMAGAENIAALVDVAGGEGIYKSLDEFTGSADCVIDFTNHKATNDVVSYCVKRSFPVLIASTGQTEEELALIREASKKIPVFLSPNMSIGVALVADLAERVARVFGECDIEMIEAHHNQKLDVPSGTAVMLAKRLQEAREGSTLNIGRHENGKRPSGEIGIHSLRYGSEVGTHEIIFSNGLETITLRHDAKDRALFARGALSAAKWLITQPAGLYGMREFLKEA; this is encoded by the coding sequence ATGAAGCTGATAATCAACGGTGCCGCCGGAAAGATGGGGCACATAATCACGAGGATGGCAGGAGCTGAGAACATCGCGGCTCTTGTCGACGTTGCGGGAGGAGAGGGAATCTATAAGTCTCTCGACGAGTTCACGGGCTCTGCGGACTGCGTGATAGACTTCACGAACCACAAAGCCACAAATGACGTTGTGAGTTATTGCGTGAAGAGAAGTTTTCCCGTGCTGATTGCGTCGACGGGGCAGACGGAGGAAGAGCTGGCGTTGATACGCGAAGCCTCGAAGAAGATTCCCGTCTTCCTGTCGCCCAACATGTCAATAGGCGTTGCTCTGGTCGCTGACTTGGCCGAAAGAGTTGCGCGGGTGTTCGGCGAGTGCGATATAGAGATGATAGAGGCACACCACAACCAGAAGCTCGATGTCCCCAGCGGCACGGCAGTAATGCTCGCGAAGAGACTGCAGGAAGCCCGCGAAGGCTCAACCCTGAACATCGGCAGGCACGAGAACGGCAAGCGTCCTTCCGGCGAGATAGGAATACACTCACTGCGTTACGGCTCGGAGGTCGGCACTCACGAGATAATCTTCTCCAACGGCCTCGAGACCATCACCCTGCGTCATGACGCAAAGGACAGAGCATTATTCGCACGGGGCGCGCTGTCTGCGGCAAAGTGGTTAATTACCCAGCCCGCCGGACTTTACGGAATGCGCGAGTTTCTCAAGGAGGCGTAA
- a CDS encoding prepilin-type N-terminal cleavage/methylation domain-containing protein, with protein sequence MANIHKGFTLIEILIVVTFTGVLSTVLTLSNINAETTAQARRVISRLQSARVAVLSGQRDGKKAVRVFDGCMILRTEDGLYAGCELDDNEWMRSKLADRAEVAGLLERDMKTPYTSGGEVWIQILSSES encoded by the coding sequence ATGGCAAATATACACAAAGGTTTCACGTTGATCGAGATACTGATAGTGGTAACATTCACGGGAGTACTGAGCACAGTACTGACTTTGTCGAACATCAACGCAGAGACGACAGCTCAGGCAAGGCGTGTAATCAGCAGGCTGCAGAGCGCGAGAGTGGCGGTATTATCGGGGCAGAGGGACGGAAAGAAGGCAGTGAGAGTTTTCGACGGATGCATGATACTGAGGACGGAAGACGGACTTTACGCGGGATGCGAGCTTGATGACAACGAATGGATGAGGAGCAAGCTGGCGGACAGGGCAGAAGTTGCCGGGCTTCTCGAACGCGACATGAAGACACCGTACACCAGCGGCGGGGAAGTGTGGATACAGATTCTTTCTTCGGAAAGTTAG
- a CDS encoding leucine--tRNA ligase, with amino-acid sequence MPYNFADIESKWQARWNASHCFESRTDPTREKFFCLEMFPYPSGALHMGHIRNYSIGDVLARFFRKNGKNVLYTIGFDSFGMPAENAALKYKTKPHDWTLSNIAYMTEQLKRMGYSYDWRREAITCLPEYYRWNQWIFLQMYKRGIVYQKEAPVNWCDTCGTVLANEQVVDGGCWRCGSPVHKKNLKQWFIKITDYAQELLDDIEKDLDGWPRRVRIMQTNWIGRSEGARLSFKIPELDYELEAFTTRFDTIYGVTFIALAPEHELVKKMQAAMKPEDAQKLAEFVKQTAAQSSIERSDAGAEKLGFKTPFFGINPVTGKQIPIWVANYILIDYGTGAIMGVPAHDGRDFDFARKYGISVIPVINPADGEPLDGETLSHAFEDDGIVCNSGKFDGMKTADAIPAMIDWGEKEGYCKREVNFKLRDWLISRQRYWGTPIPFVYCDKCGVVPVPEDQLPVRLPEDVEVKEVGHSPLLDLPDFLNTTCPHCGGPARREADTMDTFFCSSWYFDRYCSPGDTRAPFEKSDVDYWMPVDQYIGGIEHACLHLIYARFFAKFLTDIGLTDYREPFTRLLTQGMVIKDGAKMSKSLGNTVDPTEMVKKFGADTIRLFILFAAPPNNDLEWSDRNVEGAHRFLNRVWRYVEDNAAKLKEYGKVIPMSELKDAQLRDLKRKIHTTIKDVTHDISDEKQFNTAIARLMELTNAIYSANGDSPEAWELRREAVDVLLNCLSPFCPHITEELWEMLGHENMLCAESWPAVDESSLTKDSVTIVVQINGKVRGKFERPAGMDRDELQASILSEGYIAERIAGKDLVKVIVVPDKLVNIVVKG; translated from the coding sequence ATGCCCTACAACTTTGCTGACATAGAATCCAAGTGGCAGGCACGCTGGAATGCCTCACACTGCTTCGAATCCCGCACCGACCCAACGCGCGAAAAATTCTTCTGCCTCGAAATGTTCCCCTACCCGTCAGGTGCTCTACACATGGGACACATACGCAACTACTCCATCGGCGACGTGTTAGCCCGCTTCTTCCGCAAGAACGGCAAGAACGTCCTCTACACCATCGGCTTCGACAGTTTCGGAATGCCCGCAGAAAACGCCGCCCTGAAGTACAAGACCAAGCCCCACGACTGGACGCTGTCCAACATCGCCTACATGACTGAGCAGCTCAAGCGCATGGGCTACAGCTACGACTGGCGGCGCGAAGCTATAACCTGCCTGCCCGAGTATTACCGCTGGAATCAGTGGATATTCCTGCAGATGTACAAGCGCGGCATAGTCTACCAGAAGGAAGCTCCAGTGAACTGGTGCGACACTTGCGGCACTGTCCTTGCGAACGAGCAGGTCGTTGACGGCGGATGCTGGAGGTGCGGAAGCCCTGTGCACAAGAAGAACCTCAAGCAGTGGTTCATCAAGATTACGGACTACGCGCAGGAGCTCCTAGACGACATCGAGAAGGATTTAGACGGCTGGCCGAGACGAGTCCGCATAATGCAGACCAACTGGATAGGCAGGTCTGAAGGTGCGCGGCTGTCCTTCAAGATTCCCGAGCTGGACTATGAGCTTGAGGCTTTCACGACGCGTTTCGACACGATTTACGGCGTAACGTTCATTGCACTAGCACCCGAGCACGAGCTCGTGAAGAAGATGCAGGCCGCCATGAAGCCTGAGGACGCACAGAAGCTCGCTGAGTTCGTGAAGCAGACGGCGGCTCAGTCATCCATCGAGAGGAGCGACGCAGGAGCAGAGAAGCTCGGCTTCAAGACTCCGTTCTTCGGCATCAACCCTGTTACCGGCAAGCAGATTCCCATCTGGGTAGCTAACTACATCCTCATCGATTACGGCACCGGCGCGATAATGGGTGTCCCTGCCCACGACGGACGCGACTTCGACTTTGCGCGCAAGTACGGCATCTCCGTTATCCCCGTCATCAACCCGGCAGACGGCGAGCCTCTTGACGGCGAAACGCTGTCTCATGCGTTCGAGGACGATGGCATAGTCTGTAATTCAGGAAAATTCGACGGAATGAAGACAGCCGACGCAATCCCCGCAATGATTGACTGGGGAGAAAAGGAAGGCTACTGCAAGCGTGAGGTCAACTTCAAGCTGAGGGACTGGCTGATTTCGCGCCAGAGATACTGGGGAACGCCGATACCGTTCGTGTACTGCGACAAGTGCGGAGTCGTTCCTGTACCTGAAGACCAGCTCCCCGTCCGTCTCCCTGAAGATGTTGAGGTTAAGGAGGTCGGACATTCACCGCTTCTCGACCTGCCTGACTTCCTCAACACTACCTGCCCGCACTGCGGAGGCCCGGCACGCCGCGAGGCTGATACGATGGACACGTTCTTCTGCTCGTCGTGGTACTTCGACAGGTACTGCTCGCCCGGAGACACGCGCGCACCCTTCGAGAAGTCCGACGTGGATTACTGGATGCCGGTTGACCAGTACATCGGCGGAATCGAGCACGCGTGCCTTCACCTGATTTACGCGCGGTTCTTCGCGAAGTTCCTCACGGACATCGGCCTCACGGATTACCGCGAACCCTTCACCCGCCTGCTCACTCAGGGAATGGTCATCAAGGACGGCGCGAAGATGTCGAAGTCTCTGGGCAACACCGTAGACCCCACCGAGATGGTCAAGAAGTTCGGCGCGGACACAATAAGGCTGTTCATTCTTTTCGCCGCACCGCCGAATAATGACCTGGAGTGGTCAGACCGCAACGTCGAGGGCGCGCATCGCTTCCTTAATAGGGTATGGCGTTACGTCGAGGACAACGCGGCCAAGCTCAAGGAGTACGGCAAGGTCATCCCGATGAGCGAGCTGAAGGACGCACAATTGAGGGATCTCAAGCGGAAGATTCACACGACCATCAAGGACGTTACCCACGACATCAGCGACGAGAAGCAGTTCAACACCGCGATAGCCCGCCTTATGGAGCTCACGAACGCCATCTACTCCGCGAACGGCGACTCGCCCGAAGCATGGGAGCTCAGGCGCGAAGCTGTTGACGTTCTGCTGAACTGCCTGTCCCCCTTCTGCCCGCACATCACTGAGGAGCTCTGGGAGATGCTCGGTCATGAAAACATGCTCTGCGCGGAATCTTGGCCTGCTGTCGATGAGTCGTCGCTCACGAAAGACAGCGTTACAATCGTCGTGCAGATAAACGGCAAGGTTCGCGGAAAGTTCGAGCGTCCTGCAGGAATGGACAGGGATGAGCTTCAGGCAAGCATTCTGTCTGAGGGCTACATTGCCGAGAGGATTGCAGGTAAAGACCTCGTGAAGGTCATAGTTGTGCCCGACAAGCTCGTGAACATTGTGGTGAAGGGTTAA
- the dapD gene encoding 2,3,4,5-tetrahydropyridine-2,6-dicarboxylate N-acetyltransferase: MDAQDIIDRIANAKKTTPVKVFLKEREEIDFSGTNVRIFGTPDRIIFGDWEEIQPVLMAHNDWIIDIVVENSARNSAIPLLDIKGIPARIEPGAIIRDDVSIGKNAVIMMGAILNIGAVVGEGTMIDMGAVLGGRATVGKNCHIGAGAVLAGVIEPASAKPVIVDDNVLVGANAVVIEGVHIGEGAVVAAGAVVIEDVEPGKVVAGCPARVIKDKDETTTLKTALQQSLRKI; encoded by the coding sequence ATGGACGCTCAGGACATAATCGACAGAATAGCGAACGCCAAGAAGACCACGCCCGTAAAAGTTTTCCTGAAAGAACGCGAGGAGATAGATTTCTCCGGCACGAACGTGAGGATATTCGGTACGCCGGACAGAATAATCTTCGGCGACTGGGAAGAGATTCAGCCCGTTCTTATGGCTCATAACGACTGGATAATAGACATCGTTGTAGAGAACTCAGCCCGCAACTCGGCGATTCCGCTCCTCGACATTAAAGGCATTCCCGCAAGGATAGAGCCCGGCGCAATAATCCGCGATGACGTGAGCATAGGCAAGAACGCCGTAATCATGATGGGAGCAATCCTCAACATCGGCGCGGTCGTAGGAGAAGGAACGATGATAGACATGGGAGCAGTTCTCGGAGGCCGTGCGACCGTCGGGAAGAATTGCCACATAGGAGCAGGAGCAGTCCTCGCAGGAGTCATCGAGCCCGCATCGGCAAAGCCCGTAATCGTTGATGATAATGTTCTTGTCGGTGCTAATGCAGTAGTCATCGAGGGAGTTCACATCGGTGAAGGTGCTGTAGTTGCCGCCGGAGCAGTAGTGATAGAGGACGTTGAACCCGGAAAAGTCGTCGCGGGCTGCCCTGCACGTGTCATCAAGGACAAGGACGAGACTACGACTCTGAAGACCGCGCTTCAGCAGTCATTGAGGAAGATATGA
- a CDS encoding 4-hydroxy-tetrahydrodipicolinate synthase — translation MTDSPIFRGVATALITPLNENGIDYDAFGRVIDWQCEQGINALVIAGTTGEGSTLNDKEHKDAVKFAVERIAGRCKVIAATGSNDTAYAIQLSKFACDAGADGLLVITPYYNKATQKGLITSFTKIADAVDKPIILYNVPSRTGVNIEPETYAAVADHPMIRGIKEANSNISKIVHTVQLVGDKLDIYSGNDDQIVPILSMGGKGVISVLSNVAPKQTMEICERFFAGDVKGAAELQCRYLPLVNALFSEVNPIPAKAAMAAMGWCKNYVRLPLTPMEDAHWQKLKALMQEQGLL, via the coding sequence ATGACGGACAGCCCCATTTTCAGGGGAGTAGCTACGGCACTCATTACCCCCCTCAACGAGAACGGCATCGACTATGACGCATTCGGACGCGTGATTGACTGGCAGTGCGAGCAGGGCATCAACGCGCTCGTCATCGCAGGGACAACGGGCGAAGGCTCGACCCTCAACGACAAGGAGCACAAGGACGCGGTGAAGTTCGCGGTCGAACGCATAGCAGGACGGTGCAAGGTCATCGCCGCAACCGGCTCGAACGACACAGCATACGCAATACAGCTCTCTAAGTTTGCGTGCGATGCAGGAGCAGACGGCCTTCTCGTCATCACTCCCTACTACAACAAAGCAACCCAGAAGGGACTTATCACCAGCTTCACGAAGATTGCCGACGCAGTGGACAAGCCAATCATCCTCTACAACGTGCCCAGCAGGACGGGCGTGAACATTGAGCCGGAGACTTATGCGGCGGTAGCAGACCATCCAATGATTCGGGGCATCAAGGAAGCGAATTCCAACATCAGCAAGATTGTGCACACAGTGCAGTTAGTCGGCGACAAGCTCGACATCTACTCTGGCAATGATGACCAGATAGTACCTATCCTCTCGATGGGCGGCAAGGGAGTGATTTCCGTACTGTCGAACGTTGCGCCGAAGCAGACAATGGAGATCTGCGAGCGGTTCTTTGCGGGCGACGTTAAGGGTGCGGCTGAGTTGCAGTGCAGGTATCTTCCGCTCGTCAATGCCCTGTTCTCTGAGGTCAACCCGATTCCAGCGAAGGCGGCTATGGCGGCTATGGGCTGGTGCAAGAACTACGTCAGGCTTCCCTTAACGCCGATGGAAGACGCGCACTGGCAGAAGCTCAAGGCATTGATGCAGGAGCAGGGGTTACTCTAG